A window of Thermus filiformis genomic DNA:
TGGCCCTTCGGGGAGGCCCCGAGGCCCCTCGAGCCCCTCCCTGAGTGGAGGCTGAACAAGGAGGTGGAAGCCTTGAGGAAGAGGTTAAAGAAGCACCTGGACGAAGGGTTCCCCTTCCGGCCCGGCTGGGCCTGCCGGGACTGCCCGGTGGCCCGGCGCTGCCCGGCCTCATGAAGGTCATCATAGCCTCGGCAGGGACGGGGAAGACCCACGCCCTCATGGAGCTATTCCGGAAGAGGGTGGGGGAGGGCCTCCCCCCCCACCGGGTGGCCCTGGTCACCTTCAGCCGCCGGGCGGCGGAGGAGCTTCTGGTCCGCGCCCCCGTTCCCGGGGCGGTGGTGGGGACGATCCACGCCTTCCTCAGGCTTCTTCTCACCCTGGCCGCCCCCTGGACGGGAAGGGGGGTGCCCGAGGCGGCGGACGAGTTTGAGGCGGAGCTGGTCTTCCAGGAGGAGGCGCGGAGCCTCCTTTTGGAGGAGGGGCGGGACCCCAGGGCTGAGGAAGAGCTCCTAGAGGATTTGGCCTTCCTCTTCCGCAAGCGGGCCTACGCCTGGCCCTTGGTGGCCGCGGACCAGGAGGCCGAGGACCTCCTCGCCCTTTTCGGGAGGGTCCTGGAGCGCTACCGGAGGCGGATGGGGCCCCGGCTCGGCCCCGCCGACCTGGAGCTCGCCGCCTTGGACCTCCTACAGGACCCCCCTGCCGCCCGGCTGGTGGCCGCCCGCTTCCCCCTGGTCCTGGTGGACGAGTACCAGGACACGAGCCCCCTCCAGGCCCGGGTCTTCCGGGCTTTGGAAGAGGCGGGGAGTGAGGTGGTGGCCGTGGGGGACGCCAAGCAGTCCATCTACGGCTTCCGCAACGCGGACGTGGAGGCCTTCCGCCAGGCGGTGCGGGAGGGGGAGATTCTGGGGCGCCTGGAGGTCACCCACCGCCACCCCGAGGAGCTGGCCCAGTTCCTGAACGCCCTCACCGCCCACCTCTTTCCGGAGGAGCACTTCCCCGTGCGGGCCAAAAGGCCCGGGGGGCGGGTAGAGGTCCACTGGCTGGAGGGGAGGGGGGATCTGGACGAGCTTCGCCAGGAGGAGGCCCGCTTTTTGGCCGCCCGGCTCCTCCGGGCGGGGGAGGAGTTTCCCTTTTCCCAGATGGCCGTCCTCTACCGGAGCCGGGCCTCCCTCGAGGCCCTGGAGCCCGCCCTTAGGGCCCACGGCGTCCCCTACGTGGTGGTCAAGGGGCGGGGCTTCTTCGGGCGGCCGGAGGTGCGGGCCGTCTACCGGGCCCTGGCCTACGCCGCCTCCCAGGCCTCCCAGGAGGAGGACCGGTTCGCCCTCCTCCTAGGGCCCTACTTCGGCCTCTCCCCCCAGGAGGCCCTCCACCCGCCTAAGGCGGCCTTGGACCGGCTGGAAAAGATCGCCCACCTGGCCCAGCTTCCCCCCCTCGAGGCCCTCAAGCGGCTGGTCCGGGACGAGGCCTTCCGGGCCCGGCTGGACCGGAGGGCCCGGCAGAACCTGGACGCCCTCTTGGCCCTGGCGGGGGGGCGGGAGTTCAAGGACCTGGAGGGCTTCCTCCTCTGGATACGCCAGGGGGCAGAGGACCCGGAGGCGGGGGAGGTGCCCGAGGGGGGGGAGGGGGTGCGGCTCATGACCGTCCACGCGGCCAAGGGGCTGGAGTTTCCCCTGGTCGCCCTCTTTGACGTCTCCCGCCGGGAGCTCTTCCGGAAGCCCCGCCTCCTGGTGGGCCGGGACGGGCGGGTGGCCCGGGAGGAGCGGGGCCTTCTGGAGGAGGCCCGGGCCAAGGAGCGGGAGGAGTCCAAGCGCCTCCTCTACGTGGCCCTCTCCCGGGCCCAGGAGGTCCTCCTGGTCACGGGAAGCCACGCCGGGGGCCCCCTTTCCCCATGGGGCCAGGCCCTGGCCGCCCTGGGCCACGGGCCCACCGGCCGGCCCACCAAGGTCTCTCCCCTTTCCGATCCGCCCAGGCCCCGCCCTTCCCGCGAGGGGCTCGAGCCCGCCCCCTACACGGGGAAGGTCTTCGGCTTCACCGACCTTCCCCCCCTCCAGTCCCCCAGCCGGGCTCGGAAGGGGGCCTCTGAGGACGACCGGGAGCCCCCGGGGGCCTGGGAGGAGGAGGCCCCGGGCTGGGCCCGGGCGGTGGGCATCCTCACCCACTGGGCCATCGCGGAGGACCTGGACCCGGAGGCGGAGGCCACCTTCGCCGCCCTCCTCCACCAGGAGGTGGCCCTCTTCTTCCCCGATAGGGAGCGGCTCGTGGCCGAGGTCCTGGACCTCCTCCGGGCCTACCGGGCCCTGATGGCCGAGGGGCGGATCGCCCCCCTGGAGGCGAGGGACGAGGACCACGCGGAGCTTCCCCTGGTCCTGCAGGAGGGGGAGACCACCTGGGTGGGGGTGGCGGACCGGGTCTACCGGGTGGGGGAGGCCTGGTTCCTGGAGGACTACAAGACGGACCAGGAGGTCCGGCCCGAGGAGTACCGGCTCCAGCTCGAGGTCTACCGCAAGGCCCTGGAAGGGGCCTGGGGGGTGCGGCCCCGGGCCCGGCTCGTTTTCTTGCGCAAGAAGGCGGTGGTGGACCTTTGAGGCCAAGCTGGGGGCTCCGGCAAGCCACCCCGTCCAGGCCCCGTGCCGTAGACCCCGGTGAAGTACTTTTGTCCCGGGGGCCTACCCCATACTGGTACCCGTGAGGCTCTTCCTCCTCCCCTTCCTGGGCCTGGCCCTGGCCGGCCAGGTCCTGGAGGGCCCTTTGGTCCTCTCCACCCCGAACGCGGTCCTCAAGGACGCGGTGGTGGTGGGCCGGAAGGAGGGGAGTGTCCTCCTTCTGAAGGCCCCGGGCATCCGCCTGGAGAACGTCCGGGTGGAAGGGGTGGGGGAGAAGGACGACTTCTTTGAGCCGGACGCCGCCCTATGGATGGAGGGGTGCCACGGGTGCCAGGTCAGGGGCCTCGAGGTCCAGACCCCCAGCGCCGCCCTCCGCATAGAGGCCTCCCGGGACGTGCGGGTGGAGGGGGTGCGGGCCCGGGGGGAGGGGAGGGCCCCGGGCATCCTGGCCTACAACACCCCCCGCCTTCTCGTCCGGGATAGCCGGCTCGAGGGCTTCCTGGACGGGGTCTACCTGGAGCTCGCCCCGGAGGCCCAGGTCCTGGAAAACCAGGTGGAGGGCTCCTTCCGCTACGGCCTCCACCTGATGTTCACCTACCGGGCCCGGGTGGAGGGGAACCGGCTTCGGGCCAACCGGGCGGGCTCGGCGGTGATGCACGGGGCGGAAAACCGCGTCCTGAGGAACGTGTTTGAGGCCCAGCGGGGGCCTTTGGCCTCGGGGCTTCTGGTCCAGGGGGAGACCGGGGGGGAGTTCGCCCAGAACGTCTTCCGGGAAAACACCGTGGGCCTCTTCCTCTTAAGTAGCCAAGGGGGCCTCTACCGGGAGAACCTCTTCCTGCGAAACGGCTTCGCCATCCTGGTCCAGAAGGACCGCTCCGGGGAGAACCGGGCGGAGTTTTTGGCCAACCGCTTCCTGGGCAACCTCTACGACCTGGCGGTGGACGACCCGAACCCCCGCCTGGCCTTCCGGGAAAACGCCTTTGACCGGGCACTTCCCTTGGACCTGGACAAAGACGGCCGGGGCGACCTCCCTTACCTCCCCGCCACCGGCTTCGCCCTCTGGGTGAGCCGCCACCCCCCCTTGAGCCTCTTCGCGGAAAGCCCGGCGGTCCTCCTCTGGCAGGAGGCGGAGCGCCTCGTCCCGGGCCTGCGGCTTTCCCTCGCCGACCCGGCCCCCCTCCCCCTGGGGCGCCCTGGGGGGAGGCCGGAGGTGGGGATGCTGGCCCTGGGCCTGGTCTTTTTGGGAGGAGCCCTATGGTGGAGGCGGTGAACCTGGAAAAGCGGGGGCGGCTTAAGGGGGTCTCCTTCCGCCTGGAGGCGGGGGGCTACCTCCTCCTCGGCCCCAACGGGGCGGGGAAGAGCACCCTCCTCGCCCTTCTCGCGGGCCGCCTCCTGCCGGACGGAGGGAAGGCCCGCCTCCTCGGTCGGCCTCCCAGGGACCCGGGCCTCGTCCCTTTGCGGGCCTATGTGCCCCAGCAGGTGGCCCTCCCCCCCTTCCTCACCGTCCTCGAGGTCCTGGAGATGGCCCGGAGGCTCAAGGGGCTTCCCCCTTCCGCCCTCGAGGAGGCGGCGGAGCGGATGGGCCTGGAGGGGCGCTTGAGCTCCAGGGTGGGGACCCTCTCCGGCGGGTACCGGCAGCGGCTGGCCCTGGCGGCGGGCCTGATGGGAAGGCCCCCCGTCTGGCTCCTGGACGAGCCGATTAGCGCCCTGGACCCCGGGGGGCTTAGGCGGTTCGTCCTCTGGGCCCAGGACCACCTGGAGGGCGGGGGGCTTCTTTTGGTCTCCCTCCACCGCCTGGAGGAGGTCCAGGACCTGGGGGGAAGGGCCCTCCTCCTCTTTCGGGGGAAGCTCCTTTTGGAGCTTCCCGTGGAGGAGCTTTTTACCTACCGTTTGGCCGACGGCACCCCCCTTTCGGGGGTGCTGCGGGACGTGCACCCTAAGGTGCGGGAGGTGTTTTATGGAGAAGAACCGGCGTGAAGTCCTGAAGGCTCTCGGTCTTGTGGCTTTCGGCTCCTTCGCCCTGGCCCATGAGGGGCACGACCACGGGGCCCAGCCCGGCATGGGGGGCATGAGCGGCATGGGCATGGCCAAGGCCGACCTCATCCCCCCCGAGCCCATCCCCTGGGACACGGCCACCTGCGCCTTCTGCAACATGCCCATCGCCACCCCCAAGGGGCCCTACATGGGCCGCACCTTCCAGCCCGGCTTCTTTGAGCAGACCTACTCCCAGATCGTCTTCAAGGAGCCCCGGAAGGCCCCCCACAGCGGCGAGATGGTCAAGGCCCTCCACTTTGAGTCCATCGCCTGCATGGTGAACTACGCCTGGGTCCACGGGATCGTTGACGGGGACGGGGCCACCTTCTACGTCACCGACCGGAAGGCCTACGACCCGGCCCGGCCCCGGGAGACGGTCCGCCTCATCCCCGCCCGGGAAGCGGTCTTCTACTGGGGGGAGAAGATGATGGTGGTGATGAACGCCCGCCTCCTGGCCTTCGCCAAGGAGGAGGACGCCCAGGCCTTCGCCGAGGCGAACAAGGCCGCCCACGGCCGCCAGGCCCTCTACCGCTTCCAGACCCTTTGGGACCTCGCTCCTCTTCCTGAGATGAACCTGGTGGGCCTTTTGGCCCGGCACGCGGGGCTTCTGAAGTGAGGCGGAGGAGCTTCCTGAAACTCCTCTTCGCCCTGTCCCTGGGAACTAGGGCCTGGGCCGCCCCCCGGCCCGTCCGGGTGGGGGTGGACCTCTGCCCCTACTGCAACATGCTGGTCCTGGACGCCCGCTACGCGGCCCAGATGGTCACCACCACCGGCAAGGTCTACAGCTACGACGCCATAGAGTGCCTGGTGGACCACCTGAACGGCCTCAGCAAGCCCCATCTGGGCTGGAGGGGCCCGAGGGTGACCCCCAAGGAGCTCTACGCCCCCGACTTCCTGGAAAGCACCCGGGAGAAGGCCGCCCTCTACCCGGTGAACCGGATGGTCTTCCTCCACCACGAGAGGATCCGCACCCCCATGGGGGGCGGTCTTCTGGCCTTCCGCAAGCGGGAGGAGGCCGAGGCCTACGCCAAGGACCGGGGCCTTAAGGGGGCCCTTTTCCTCTCCTGGGAGGAGGTCCTGCGCCGGGGCAAGGAGCGGCCTTGGGTGCCGGGGTAATCCCACCCCATCCAGGCCCCGCGCCAGGATGGGGGCCCCGGCAAGCCACCCCGGCTTGGCTTTCGCCAAGCCGGGGGCCCCGGTAAAGCGCTCCCCAAGCCTTCTGGGGGAGCCGCGCATGCGAAGGAAACGGTAACGTGCTTCCCTTCTACGCCAAGGCCGTCCTGAGGAATCCCTGGGCCTACCTGCCCCTCCTCCTCCCCCTCCTCGCCCTGGCCTTCCGGGGGCGGGAGGAGGGGGTGGCCCTTCTGGGCTTCTACGGGGCCTTGGCCCTCCTCCTTCCCCCCCTGGTTCTGGCCCTTTCCACCCCCCTTTTGGCGGAGCGGGAGGAGTGGGGGTTTCTGGCGGGGCTTGGCCACCCCTTCCGCCTCTACCTCGAGGCCCTCCTAGGGGTGGGGCTCGGCCTTTCCCTGCCCCTTTTGGCCGGCCTCTTCCTGGCCGCGGGGGTGCTGGGCCTGGGGGAGCGGGGCCTTCTCCTTCCCCTCTTCGGCCTGGCCCTGGCCTGGGTCTTTTTGGTCCTGGTCGGCCTGGTGAGCGCCCTCACCCTCAACCCGGGCCGGGCCACCGCCTTCGGCCTCCTCCTCTGGGGGGTCCTCACCCTGGGCTATGACCCCCTCCTCCTCGGGCTTTACGGGGCCTTCGCCCAGTACCCGGTGGAGGGCCTCTTCCTCGTCCTCGTCCTCCTCAACCCCGTGGACCTCCTGCGGGTGGCCCTCCTCCACCTCCTGGACGCCCCGGTGGTGGTGGGGGTGACCGCCTACCTCCTCCGCGCCCTCCTGGGGGCGTACCTGCCCCTCCTCGTCCTGGCCCTCCTCCTCCAGGGCCTTCTGGGCGTCCTCCTCGCCGCCTGGGTCTTCGCCCGGCGGGAGCGGTGATGCGGGGCATACGCCCCGGGGGCACCGGGGTAGGATGGGGCGGGGCCCGGAGAGTGCAGCCCGGGTCTTTTTGAAGGAGGATCGTATGAACTGGGTCGTCTTGGGGGGGCTTTTCGTACTGGCGGTGGTCTCGGGCATGCTCGGCCTGGGGGTGGCCTTTGCCGCCGTCCCCTTCTTGTCCTTCTTCCTGCCCGACCTGGTCCACCAGGTCCAGCCCCTGGCCCTCC
This region includes:
- a CDS encoding UvrD-helicase domain-containing protein: MKVIIASAGTGKTHALMELFRKRVGEGLPPHRVALVTFSRRAAEELLVRAPVPGAVVGTIHAFLRLLLTLAAPWTGRGVPEAADEFEAELVFQEEARSLLLEEGRDPRAEEELLEDLAFLFRKRAYAWPLVAADQEAEDLLALFGRVLERYRRRMGPRLGPADLELAALDLLQDPPAARLVAARFPLVLVDEYQDTSPLQARVFRALEEAGSEVVAVGDAKQSIYGFRNADVEAFRQAVREGEILGRLEVTHRHPEELAQFLNALTAHLFPEEHFPVRAKRPGGRVEVHWLEGRGDLDELRQEEARFLAARLLRAGEEFPFSQMAVLYRSRASLEALEPALRAHGVPYVVVKGRGFFGRPEVRAVYRALAYAASQASQEEDRFALLLGPYFGLSPQEALHPPKAALDRLEKIAHLAQLPPLEALKRLVRDEAFRARLDRRARQNLDALLALAGGREFKDLEGFLLWIRQGAEDPEAGEVPEGGEGVRLMTVHAAKGLEFPLVALFDVSRRELFRKPRLLVGRDGRVAREERGLLEEARAKEREESKRLLYVALSRAQEVLLVTGSHAGGPLSPWGQALAALGHGPTGRPTKVSPLSDPPRPRPSREGLEPAPYTGKVFGFTDLPPLQSPSRARKGASEDDREPPGAWEEEAPGWARAVGILTHWAIAEDLDPEAEATFAALLHQEVALFFPDRERLVAEVLDLLRAYRALMAEGRIAPLEARDEDHAELPLVLQEGETTWVGVADRVYRVGEAWFLEDYKTDQEVRPEEYRLQLEVYRKALEGAWGVRPRARLVFLRKKAVVDL
- a CDS encoding NosD domain-containing protein, with protein sequence MRLFLLPFLGLALAGQVLEGPLVLSTPNAVLKDAVVVGRKEGSVLLLKAPGIRLENVRVEGVGEKDDFFEPDAALWMEGCHGCQVRGLEVQTPSAALRIEASRDVRVEGVRARGEGRAPGILAYNTPRLLVRDSRLEGFLDGVYLELAPEAQVLENQVEGSFRYGLHLMFTYRARVEGNRLRANRAGSAVMHGAENRVLRNVFEAQRGPLASGLLVQGETGGEFAQNVFRENTVGLFLLSSQGGLYRENLFLRNGFAILVQKDRSGENRAEFLANRFLGNLYDLAVDDPNPRLAFRENAFDRALPLDLDKDGRGDLPYLPATGFALWVSRHPPLSLFAESPAVLLWQEAERLVPGLRLSLADPAPLPLGRPGGRPEVGMLALGLVFLGGALWWRR
- a CDS encoding ATP-binding cassette domain-containing protein; the protein is MVEAVNLEKRGRLKGVSFRLEAGGYLLLGPNGAGKSTLLALLAGRLLPDGGKARLLGRPPRDPGLVPLRAYVPQQVALPPFLTVLEVLEMARRLKGLPPSALEEAAERMGLEGRLSSRVGTLSGGYRQRLALAAGLMGRPPVWLLDEPISALDPGGLRRFVLWAQDHLEGGGLLLVSLHRLEEVQDLGGRALLLFRGKLLLELPVEELFTYRLADGTPLSGVLRDVHPKVREVFYGEEPA
- a CDS encoding nitrous oxide reductase accessory protein NosL; the encoded protein is MEKNRREVLKALGLVAFGSFALAHEGHDHGAQPGMGGMSGMGMAKADLIPPEPIPWDTATCAFCNMPIATPKGPYMGRTFQPGFFEQTYSQIVFKEPRKAPHSGEMVKALHFESIACMVNYAWVHGIVDGDGATFYVTDRKAYDPARPRETVRLIPAREAVFYWGEKMMVVMNARLLAFAKEEDAQAFAEANKAAHGRQALYRFQTLWDLAPLPEMNLVGLLARHAGLLK
- a CDS encoding nitrous oxide reductase accessory protein NosL, whose translation is MRRRSFLKLLFALSLGTRAWAAPRPVRVGVDLCPYCNMLVLDARYAAQMVTTTGKVYSYDAIECLVDHLNGLSKPHLGWRGPRVTPKELYAPDFLESTREKAALYPVNRMVFLHHERIRTPMGGGLLAFRKREEAEAYAKDRGLKGALFLSWEEVLRRGKERPWVPG